A window from Candidatus Methylomirabilota bacterium encodes these proteins:
- a CDS encoding dTDP-4-dehydrorhamnose 3,5-epimerase family protein: protein MNLGDAAKRAFALQDYTTQAPIGGVEIVDLKRFVDDGGSFLELGRLTAGAHAALRGFEVKQINYSEMDPGVIKAFHLHRRQTDVWFVPPDDRMLLVLVDARAGSPTENAVRRLILGDGSTRLVRIPPGVAHGVRNLATTRGRIIYLVDTHFSPDPGTSDEGRLPWDFAGLDVWEPTRG from the coding sequence ATGAATCTCGGCGACGCCGCCAAGCGGGCCTTCGCGCTCCAGGACTACACGACGCAGGCCCCCATCGGCGGCGTCGAGATCGTCGACCTCAAGCGCTTCGTCGACGACGGCGGCTCCTTCCTCGAGCTGGGCCGGCTCACTGCGGGCGCTCACGCCGCTCTGCGCGGCTTCGAGGTGAAGCAGATCAACTACAGCGAGATGGATCCCGGCGTGATCAAGGCCTTCCATCTCCACCGTCGGCAGACCGACGTGTGGTTCGTCCCCCCCGACGACCGCATGCTGCTCGTTCTCGTGGACGCCCGCGCGGGCTCGCCCACCGAGAACGCGGTACGGCGTCTCATCCTCGGCGACGGGTCGACGCGGCTCGTGCGCATCCCGCCCGGCGTGGCCCACGGCGTGCGCAACCTCGCCACCACGCGCGGCCGCATCATCTATCTCGTGGACACCCACTTCTCGCCGGACCCGGGCACCTCCGACGAAGGGCGCCTGCCCTGGGACTTCGCGGGCCTCGACGTCTGGGAGCCCACGCGCGGGTAG